Part of the Etheostoma cragini isolate CJK2018 chromosome 8, CSU_Ecrag_1.0, whole genome shotgun sequence genome, ATGATAATCTTTCTGAACCCGAGGAGGGTGGTGGAATCACCTCATATGGCCATTATGGTATCGTAGATGACCTGTCAGATGAGAGATACTATCAAGATGAAGGTCTTCTCTCGAAAAGAGTGATTGTAGAGGAAAGCGACGAATACAAGTTTAGGTCAGGGGATCACTCGTTAGTAAAGGAGAGTTTCCCAGAGTGCATCATCGAAGAAGAGGTTTGCGTCTCCCCTATAGTGCAGGAGTCAATGCTCGAGTTCCTGAGAGAGGACTCTTTAGAGCCCAAAGAGCAGCTGAAGGGAGCTCTAGAGAAGCTACAAAGCTCAGTGTCGGGTCCACTGAGGGAGGAGTTGGCTTTCCTCACAAAATTGGGTAGTGAAGATTCACAGAATATGGCCgtcaatgtcaaaaaaatgcaacacacaagTGACAACGGCACCATGACTATAGTTGCAGAGATGAACGTCTCTCAAAGTCTGGAAGACTCTGGGCTGCTGGAAGCAGCAGATGAACTATCAGAAGAGCAGATCATGGCATCGCTCAGATCATCTAACCTAGGACTGGAGAAAGTCTTCCAAGGTGGGGCAGGAGGGGGATACAGCTTCAGAGTCACCAAAGAAGAGGATACTGCGTACGGTGACGAGTTTGAAGGCCTCACTGATGAAGGAGTGTTTGAAATCACAGAGAAACACGTAAAACTGGGGCCATCAGAAAAGTCTGTCACCTTGCAGATGGACGTAGAGGGCAGCCATGCTGAGGCATCAGAGCAAGAGCTTCAATCTCACATCTTGGAAACCCCAGTGAATGTTCCTCAAGAGAAAAGAGTTGCAACCGTTTACCTTGAAAGCCCGACAGATTAAGAAAGATTTTGGTCAGAAATATTGTAAACTGAGTGCTTGCTTACTTGTTAAAGAGCACATAACAGAGGTTGTTCTGACGCAGCAGTCCACACACACGACATTAACACAGTTTGACACTTTAATAACGCTAAAAGCTTTGCAGTAAAACATCATATATGTAATGAACTTTGGTGCCCTCTTTTACTGTACCTACTTAAGAGTGTGTCACCTAAAATGTGGTGTACCTTACATGATTCAAGCaaaatttagttatttagttaaaATTACTAGattaaacacatattttaatgtattcattttggCAGTTCTACTATTAGAAATACTGAGGGCCCAACTTAATATGGGCTAGTTTAAGTAACATCTAGATTTTGTAGCAAATTTCCATGCTGGTGAAAACGGATAGAGTGCTACACTGCATGTGTTAAGTTTTTCACATATTGCAGTTCATCTTTAAAGAAGTTTGTTTATTCCCTCTAGAGTTCTCTATATTTGTACTAACCTGCATGCAATATTCATCTTAAACACCCCATCACATCATGTGTCTGCCATGTTGTTGAATATATTGCAAGCCAACATCTGACAGTTAAGAGTTATGAGGTTCTGTGAACGGTTTGCAGATtggggcttttatttttatttagactTGGGCATCGCTGCCAAATGAAATGGCTTTAGTACATACTGCATTGCGAACacaggagtttatttaaaacattagtCAGTGATGTGTGCAGATTTTAGTGAAGCTCATATTTGAGGAAGGTGAAGTGGGAGTGGAAAAAAGATGGCAATTGGTCTTAAGAAAGTTTGCAAGTGTTGAATGCCAAAATTAAGGTGTAGGGCAGGTAAACGTAACACTTAAAAGTGATTAGGTAGTACACAATACTGGGTTATTATCAGATTATTTGACTTTACTCACAAACTAACTAATGCCATGTAAGACACTTTgattaattagaaaaaaagaattgcctAGTGTACAACCAAAGCCAGGTTACCATACATTTCTAACTTCCTTACAGTGAACATTATAATCTGAACATGTGAGTAAGAAGCTGAGTATTCAAATTACAGCACTTAGCACCAAAAGGGGGTTGTCGATGTGAAAAGCAAACAGtaagatgaaagaaagaaaacaagaagaaggATTACGAAGGATTCAGTGATAGCGTTGGTAAAGATAATCTAGTTTTgatgtatagtatgtcttttCTGGATAATTGTTGCTTGTAGACAGTTGTTGGTCATCACAGTGTTAGCTTGAAGGATTCACATTTGTTCTCAAACATGAGTGCGTCCATGGCCGTGACTATTTTTGGATCATCAGCTTAGTGGCACTGACTGTTATTTAgggtttgttgtgttgtgtacaCGTTGCACAGTCGGAATGGTCCACTATGATTACAGTTTGGTTACGTGTATTGCACATTTTGTCAAAGTGGTTGCAAAATTTACACTATGTAACTAATAAGTAATGTCTTCAGAGATTGGCTCCTTGGCATTATcgattaataaaaacatgtttatcatGAATGCCATGTTCTTATAAATATGTTCATTTTTGAAAATCTACTAAACGAAacctcaatttaaaaaaagtcttgttGCATTTAAGTGCCCAGATACAGCATATTTTCATACATTCTTATCTGCAAAATGCAGCAAACTATTATATcagtgcatttaaatgtatcttaATAAGAAATATTGTGTAGGTTCCTGAATATTTGTGTACACGGTGTAATCTGGATGCCATGTGCCATTTGAtatcataaaaacaaatgtgtacatcagcatacaaaaacatattgatgtaaaaagaatattttatgAGTCAAATGTTCAATAAGTGTTGATAAGATAGTCCAACACCATTTCTTTTATTGACATAATgatttttattgaacaaatggCATtattgctgtttaaaaaaaaggtcccaCCCTTATTGGAAACTGATTCATATCTTAACACAATTAAAACCTATTGTTGGTATGTTTTCTGAGTGTGAGTATTTCTTCAAAGTGAACTTATAACAAATAATGTACAAAGTGACACATACATGTAATGCTAGTGGACATGACTAGTGCAATTGAGGCCAATTTTCAGCAATGGTAGCTGCTTGTTTTAAAGTCAATGTATCTTTAATAGTCTTTAAGGATATCTTTAAGGAGAAATTCCTTTTGGACAATGAGGAACTTACTTTGCTGCAAAAGTTACAGGCGCAACGACAAGCAcaaggttaaaaacaaaagacaaatgtacagtcaaCATATGGGCTACTCAAAGGGCTGTGCAAATTGCAGATTTACCATTTTCTAtactaaaataagataaaagccaaccttcagaaaaccaaaaaacaattaaaaacaatttcattcatcCTTTTCATCCATCAAAATCACAGATATACATTAAAGAATTCATAGGCATACGTTCATCGCTGCTCATTAATGAGCTTAACTGCGAGAGGAACAGATGAGTGCTTATACCTGTTATATTTACACAGAGGAACCCTGTACCTCTTTCCTGAGTTCAACAgctcaaactgtgaaaacaaaacatgagagTTATCAGACAGAATGGCCTTAGCCCGCCTGATTGTTGCCTGATCAAAAGCACCTGTGGGTTGAGAGTTGCAGGTGTTCCCATAATTTTGCCTGCTATCTTAACCAGATTTAAATCTGAGTTTTAGATTTTACTGTCAAATTCCCAAACAAATctaacaaacagacaaacttcttaaaaaaacacatatcagTATTTCTTGGTACACATCTGCAAGATTATTGtacttcaaaaacattttaagagtCAGACATTGAGTTTCCATCATTGCTACTGGATGGTAGTGAAAGTGTGTGATGTTTCGTTTTCCTTAAACCTTGCCTCTGTTGTCTCTCGGCTACCACTGGTGCCCTGCGaaacatacattacatacattactGATTTTATCACCAGGAAAATCAACTGTCATATAATATAAAGTAAGGTTTAATTAGTTCAGCAGATTTACCGTGCCAGCATGTCCACAGCTTTTTGTGTAGCTTTTGTCATCTTGTGTCGAGGACCGTACAACATACTCTGGATCTCCAGGcactaaaatttaaaatgtcaaaataaataacagcagAAGTAGTGCTCTGTGGAAGATGAGAGTTGCAACTTATACTCAAAGGGGAATTAACACTTCCTAGCAACATGTGAAAGCACTAAACATCCCAAAATAACCACTGATCCAAACCTAGGTTTAGATAACACCTGTGCTGACCACTCTGAGTGTCAGGTCAACAAGGGGGAATCTGCTGGATTTATTACAAGCAAATCAACAACCCAGGTATCTAAGGtagttaatataatatatttaagaTGCAGCCTGAGTCATTTTCCACTCTACATTTAGTTTGGTCAAATCAAATCAGAGAAATGAGCAAAGACTTCTAAACTATATGACACACAAGTCTAAACTTTTTATCAAAAACACGTTTATGATAATACAGCTTGCACACATCTAAAGTTACACAATAGACATGATAAAAGCGCGTCTGCTCATTTGTGCAAACGCCATAAATAAGATGTGGAGGACTTTGTTAAAAGCTGAGAAAGGGAGCAAAAGGTTTCCCTCTGCACCAGGGAAAGTACAACGCTCTGTAATCTGGAACAGTTCCATTTGGCGTCCTGGATGTTTTCACTGTTGCTAAGGTTGATGTAATGGAAGGCTTTCTTTTTCAGCAACACTACAGAAGAAGGTGGAAAGTGGCAAGTCTGTGTGTGCCATTGTTCTCTATGTTTTCTTAGTAGATCCTATGTTCTGTATCTACTGTATGAGCCATGTTTCCTTTGGAAAAACAAAGTTTCTCAATCAGAGAGCAGATGGTGTCGagctgacaggaaaaaaaatcctgacaTATCTTCTCTGTGTCAGGGTACTTCAGAAAGGTTACTAGTGGGACGTGCTGTAGAGTGAGTGTGCCCTGATGTACCCTGTCAGTTCAGAGGGGGACTTGGACCCCCTCTGCCCTTAGCTGTCATAACAAACAACATAGCAACCGGGCTACTTTACTTACAGGCACGTCACTACTAGTATAAAGAAACCCCTGTATACTCGTGTATTTTAGTATGTGTGTTGGGCGGCAGAACAGACCTCATTCGACAATGTGCAGTCATACTATAtgtgttaaacaaaaacactgattaCATAAAGAAATAAGTAAAAGGATAACAGCTATAGAGGAGGAAAATACATAAAGGGCTGCTATTTATGTAATGCATGTGTGCTGAAAGACATAGGAATGTCACTTTTGTTTCAAAGAACATAATGGCATGCCTCACTAATTGGGGTCAGTGTCCCTTTAATTGACAGCAATTAATACACTGCCATTCTCCTTCCAAAGTTGTGTTTTCCATCTGTCGGGCTACGTCCAGACTGAGGAAACACAAAGTCACTCTGTGATATTTTACTCCAGGGAGGACAGCTCTGCACACTGCACCCTTCCCAGATTAGTATGCAACTCTGATAGCACTGAGCTTTAGGGAGGATGGCAGAAATAGATCATCTCAATATGTCAGGGACTCTTTGTGTGTATATTCTCAACTGGGCTCTCAATGGTGTATATGGACACACCCGGTGACCCGTGGCCTTTTATTAAACCCTCCTAAATACTTTGGCGGGGACTGTCATGTTCTACTCTGTCCAGCATTTTATGATACGTATTTACAGACTGTATCCAAGACAAACATTAGTATTCCTGCTTGTGTTCTGTAACTTGTTATTACCTTTGTCATGGTCCTGTGGGCCTGCTTCACCCTGCCCTCACTCATCTCCATACTTCCTATCAGCTGAAGGGTGTCTGCTACCTCTGCACTCAGGTCACCAAAAGTAGAATTCTTTGTAGCGAGAGAAGCTTTCTGGATTTCCACACATCTCTGCAATGATACATTGAAAATAGGTAAATCTTGTTTTGCCTTCAGTAGTGGGTAAGCAGTTGGAATAAATGACAATCACCAACTCTGAGGGTGTTTCCATGGAGCAAAAATAAGATGAAGATACTCTATGTCTGGAAGGAATCACTGTAGTGGCATTGTCTCACTGTTCTTACAggtgtgtatattttgtaagtgtgtgtgtgtgtgtgtgtgtgtgtgtgtgtgtgtgtgtgtgtgtgtgtgtgtgtgtgtaacctctTTGTGGCCACTTAGGAGGAGGAAACGACAGAAATCATCCTGGACCGTGAGAAAAGCCGGATCCTGTGGACCTACAGAGTTTTTGTATGCACTCAGACTCTGCTCAAAGTAGTGACCTGCAGAGTCTACACCAGCAtgggggaaacacacacatgacgCATGTTAACTAATACTGCTATTGCTTAAACATGGTATACTGCTGCTGAATCAATGTATTATGGTATACACAGAGGTgtaaaaagtactaaaatattgtactaaagtaaaagtaccaatacatTGATGAAATACACAAGTGAAATTACCTATCTGAGAAAtttctcaagtaaaagtaataagtaattcatttgaaatgtactttaattaaaagttacttagttacatttaaaaaacaacaactgtaaaACGGGGCGGGGGGATATCCCATGTAGTGAAAATAGGACAAGGGGTCAGCTACCCTTTCTACTCCACCTCCATCTCGTTCCTAATCTCCTACAGAAAGACTTGGCCCCAGGTAGGCAGCCTAGATGCTGATTTGTCACTGTAGTGGTTCCATGTGcaattttttcttccttttggttttcataagtcaaagttgttgttttttactcaGTAACAGATGGGATTTGTAATGTAGCAAAATACATATAACTTTGCTCATAAACgtaatcaagtacattttaaattaccgatttttaaaactacttgaatacaaaatacacaacaaaactacttaatacagtaacgtgagtagatgtattttgttactttccacctcaTTTACTTAGTTTTCATAGCTACCATGGAGCATACATTTGCCTTGAATTAGTTGGCATGGGTGAATCATACTGACAAGACTGAAGTTGAATGTCTTCAAAGATACTACTATAATTCGGGTTTCCACAGCTCAATTTCAAAggatttcaataaaaaaaacaataggaGATTCCAACCCTAATTAACCCTTATTGCATATCTCTCAGGCCTAGCCTGTGACTGAATAAACTCACCATTGTGATGGGGTTCTGCTGCAGCGGAAAGGATGAGGGCCAGGCTGTGGGAGATCTGAGCCCCCTCTAGTGCCTCTGGGCTGTGACTCATAGCAATGGCATGAGCCTAGCAGAAACACCCACGTGAAATAAGACAGATGACATATCACAAACTAAGAGGACTTTACCTAACAACAAAGTCTGGCACCGTCTCAAGAAGCCCTCAAGGGGTTTATAAACAGTACATTGTGCAGTGTGAGTGATATGCCCCTTGCCTTGGAGAGATGCTCTATGGCTTGGTCCAAATGACCTTTGTCCTGTTCAATGGCTGCCATGTCCCTATAGACTGAAGAGGTCTTCTCTGGTTTACCACAGTCCTTCAGCCGTTGCAGAGACTTCTCACACTGGCTTAAGGCCTCCTCTGGTCTGTTCTGTCTCCTATAGACCCTAAAGAGCAGAAAGGACAGACAAATGGAGAGACTGTAAGAAAcggaaagacaaacacaaagacagcaacCAGTTTGGCCCACTATATAAGGAATCAATGCAGAGTAATGATCAGAGTGTACACTTCAAGTAGTTTGTCTGCATTCCTTGGTTTATTCTGCTTGAGTATATTTAAGTAGCACACTGCAACACAAATGGTATATAAGACTCTTGATTTACAGTATTAATAGAGTACAGTATATACCCATAAGCCTGCTACTTCAGATACTATGAACCTGTTTTACATTACAGAAGTAACTCCTTGGTCTCTAGCCAAACCCAGACCATAAAGAGTGGTGGCTGATGTTTGCAGTTGTAGTGCAGACTATAATAGGCAAAGCTTGCACATTGcccttttaattgtttttggttGCATCCTTTCATGAGTCGCCAACTGTCTCCTCTGGGACTGCAGGTTACACTGCCCCTAACCCCCTCACTTTAACCACAGCCTCTAGGGCTCTGATGAATAACTACTGCAGGGTCCTTGCCGTGTCAGTAGAAACCACCATAGCAAGGATGAATATTTAGCTTAGAGTTCTACATTTGTAACAATTTTTCACCCATCTGTACATGTGTTGTTGATACCAAGTGCGTAGACTTCATGTTTTTCTCATGCACACAACAGTTGATCTTTACTCTTTTAAAAGACAGTCAATTCCTttcatactgtactatgagGTTGCTTAGGCTTCTACAGAGCAACAGGGTGGGAGGGTGGGGAGAGGGGTTGAGACAATGGCTGCAAAAAAACACTCCAAGGACTCCGGATCCCATCAGGATCCTCTGCTAAAAAGCGCCAAACCATCTACTAGACTCTCAACTGAATTCAGCTGTCCAGATAAGGGGGTGGTCTTTCTCAGAAGGCGCACCACTCATTACTATACACTCTATATCTACATTGTTGTCTGTCATACAGCAGAACAGGAATCCCCTTCTCACATCAACACAATGCAGAGCATAGTTGCATGTTGTTATCTGAATGACTATTAATTTACCTACAGAACgctgtgtgtttgatttaaGGTTTTATCCAACGTGGCTTCcagtaaatacagtatactttaGCAGGGACAGCCTGTGTTTTGGGACCTTAAGTCTAAGCTTAATAGTATTATGTCATGCTCCCATCCCAGGACCATATGAATCTGGGTATTCATTGCTCAATGATTAAATGTCAGCAGTACAGGTTACAAAAACACTGcttgtttattattttgaattttctCATAAATCCAAGATTTTCCTAACATACCGTGATGGATAGTAGGGTGCCATGCTCATAAGTGGTCATGAGGCAGGACTTCAGGTCCTTTTAGGGCATGGCTGAAGCAGAGCTACATTCCAGCATGGCTCAAGTCCTGCCATTCTGCCTGCATGGACAAACAGACAATACCCCTCTATCCTCTCATTCACTCTGCATCCATACGCACTTCCTGGCAGGATGGTAATATGCCACATCCCACTGAAATCTACTAAGAGTCCACAGGGCAGGGAATTAATATAATTAAGGATTTGTAGATGCGTTGCCAAGCAAGCCACATAGCCCTCTTTTGTAAACGTTTCCAGAACATAGTTGACGCAAGTTTGCTCTGGGCTTTCACTCAGAAAACGATACAGTAAGGCCAAGCCAAATTGAAAACAGAGGGGCAGAAACACAACATCTCGCTTCAGCAAATCTGTGCGGTGCTTTAAAGTGATGGCATTGTGATTGATGGGGCTTTTTTATTGTGCCTCAGGTGGATGTGGGTCAAAGACTAAGGAGAAGAACACTAAACTACCTGTTCAGTCTATGGGTAGTGACTCTCAATCATGGCCATTTACGACTAAATCCCTGCCGGTTTTATTTCACCCAACTAATCAGAGACCATTTTACATCTGGAATAAGAGCTACCTTTTAGGAAAGGAATACGAGCAGACACTGGATCTCAAGCATTAAAATACCTCTGGACTTTGGCCAACAGTTGCcctgctgtgtgtttatgttatgtCCAGTCAATAGCCTACATATACAATAAGGATAAGTGAACAGGGACATAGATTACCTCAGCAGCACAAACTCAAGAGAATATTTGCACAATGTTGGTgaatacaatgtatttttttttttcaattaatatGATACATAAATGTGATAATTAAGGGAGGAGAGATTGTGGAAGAGTTTCCATTAATTCATCATTCTACAGGAGGAAAGTTGTGAAATACattctaaaatgttttaattaaataaaatctgtCAACTAAGAT contains:
- the ttc23 gene encoding tetratricopeptide repeat protein 23, producing the protein MADELAVTNTRRSTSESPSAESPESMGCTNRDVEARSSAVLSSSQTGYAKKELMMMAPKEKLKHFDSQAQACEDIQEFDACIQDLVRCVALTRLVHGDGHLKLAQAHARLAKAYFQYKGWGLQAQEHSALARQLLPFCPSISSCRGENLEVLMCLLNVHLTHGGASLLTDNLKEAESSFLEAEHVLEELHQHGGINQEEKMKTALEISTGLSRVYRRQNRPEEALSQCEKSLQRLKDCGKPEKTSSVYRDMAAIEQDKGHLDQAIEHLSKAHAIAMSHSPEALEGAQISHSLALILSAAAEPHHNDSAGHYFEQSLSAYKNSVGPQDPAFLTVQDDFCRFLLLSGHKERCVEIQKASLATKNSTFGDLSAEVADTLQLIGSMEMSEGRVKQAHRTMTKCLEIQSMLYGPRHKMTKATQKAVDMLARAPVVAERQQRQGLRKTKHHTLSLPSSSNDGNSMSDS